From the Flavobacteriales bacterium TMED191 genome, one window contains:
- the dcm gene encoding DNA (cytosine-5-)-methyltransferase, protein MTKKLKLLDTFAGIGGFSYAAEKLVGGFETVQFIEIDPYCQKVLNKNFPNIPIHDDISTFKAEPYSASVISAGFPCQDISRAGQQKGITETSRSGLFFQLIRTIRMVRPKYIILENVSAILANGMDIVLGELYKAGYDAEWCCIPSSFVGACHQRDRWWLVGYPSNSNSMQRLDVLRQESKQRKETQQGTSDRNNRSGDVTNSKSKRTWKDESRLWGQSQRGDLQTSRNSNKEISSSSNSECDRLQGEVGARIHRTTWKTQNIRCLNPNWRQYLSQPTIRRGDDGLSTKLDASQRIQRLKQLGNSIVPQVAAIPLQRVIQLEREQQ, encoded by the coding sequence ATGACAAAAAAACTTAAACTCCTCGATACATTTGCAGGGATTGGCGGTTTTAGTTACGCTGCGGAAAAACTTGTAGGTGGATTTGAAACAGTACAGTTCATAGAAATTGACCCATACTGCCAAAAAGTATTAAACAAAAACTTTCCTAACATTCCTATTCACGATGACATCTCAACCTTTAAAGCCGAACCATACTCAGCCTCAGTTATTTCAGCTGGTTTCCCATGCCAAGATATCAGTAGAGCAGGGCAACAAAAAGGCATCACGGAAACTTCAAGGTCTGGTCTCTTCTTCCAACTCATCAGAACCATACGCATGGTACGACCAAAATACATCATCTTGGAAAACGTATCAGCTATCCTTGCTAACGGAATGGACATTGTACTCGGAGAACTTTACAAGGCAGGGTACGATGCGGAATGGTGTTGTATCCCAAGCAGCTTTGTTGGAGCTTGCCACCAAAGAGATAGATGGTGGCTCGTGGGATATCCTTCCAACTCCAACAGTATGCAACGACTCGATGTATTACGACAAGAGTCCAAACAAAGAAAAGAGACACAGCAAGGGACTAGCGACAGAAATAATAGATCGGGAGATGTTACCAACTCCAAGAGCAAGCGAACCTGGAAGGACGAATCTAGGTTATGGGGACAATCTCAAAGAGGGGATTTGCAAACAAGTAGGAATTCCAACAAAGAAATATCCTCTTCTTCCAACTCCGAATGCGACAGATTACAAGGGGAGGTCGGGGCAAGGATTCATAGAACGACATGGAAAACACAGAATATCAGATGTCTTAACCCAAATTGGAGACAATACTTATCTCAACCCACGATTCGTAGAGGAGATGATGGGTTATCCACTAAATTGGACGCAAGTCAACGTATCCAGAGGCTCAAACAACTCGGAAATTCAATAGTGCCTCAAGTTGCAGCCATACCCTTGCAAAGGGTTATACAATTGGAGCGTGAGCAACAATGA
- a CDS encoding DEAD/DEAH box helicase, with the protein MELRSYQINAINNLRNSISKGRKAPLLVMPTGAGKTVVFAAISKAISNSGANVLILVHRRELIDQASKKLKAIGVKHGIIAAKYKPKKNNIQIASVQTLVRRLDKNDFFPNYIIIDEAHHAAAGSWQKILDYYDDTCQAYKIGCTATPIRLDGRGLADFFDDLVLGPGVAELIKDXYLAPYRVFAPPLKIDLDRVKTLGGDYQKKDLEKEITTADIIGDAVKHYKKHADGLPAIAFCISIKHATEVCNQFKDAGYKAAIVHGEMKTDDRDKXIKGLENGKVQVLTSVDVISEGTDVPEVSAAILLRPTKSEGLYLQQVGRVLRPKPXKTAIILDHVNSTRTHGFVDDQKFWSLHSKKKKKKKGQIALNVETCKKCFATYKPQPVCPVCGYEAQNRERFIKHQEGELEELRRKQIQNTEHKQKEQLIRSARTLQELEQVGVILGYKKGWAYKVYQSRGTKERLIYNHAKSQCTMNQKEAVAKIFLSNEHSFQEFINNTETFKTINLNMHHKIAEDIFDSTKFNGIEKWKNKESYKQLFMEMVKYPWDRSFIVNYVAKRKLQKDPTGFIT; encoded by the coding sequence ATGGAACTAAGAAGTTATCAAATCAACGCAATAAATAATTTAAGGAATTCNATTAGTAAAGGTAGAAAAGCTCCTCTTTTAGTGATGCCAACAGGAGCTGGGAAGACTGTTGTCTTTGCAGCAATCTCTAAAGCAATATCTAATAGTGGAGCTAATGTATTGATTCTTGTTCATAGAAGAGAACTTATTGATCAAGCTTCTAAAAAATTAAAAGCTATAGGTGTTAAGCATGGAATTATTGCTGCAAAATATAAACCTAAGAAAAATAATATTCAAATTGCATCAGTTCAAACCTTAGTTAGAAGACTTGATAAAAATGATTTTTTTCCCAACTATATAATTATTGATGAAGCTCATCATGCAGCAGCTGGTAGCTGGCAAAAGATTCTTGATTATTATGATGATACTTGCCAAGCATACAAAATTGGTTGTACCGCAACTCCAATAAGACTTGATGGTAGAGGACTTGCAGATTTTTTTGATGATTTAGTTCTTGGCCCNGGAGTTGCAGAATTAATTAAAGATANCTATTTAGCTCCNTATCGAGTTTTTGCTCCTCCATTAAAAATTGATTTAGATCGAGTAAAAACTTTAGGTGGTGATTATCAAAAGAAAGATTTAGAAAAAGAAATTACAACCGCAGATATTATTGGTGATGCTGTTAAACATTATAAAAAACACGCTGATGGTTTACCTGCTATTGCTTTTTGTATATCAATAAAACACGCAACTGAAGTTTGTAATCAATTTAAAGATGCAGGTTATAAAGCTGCTATAGTTCATGGCGAGATGAAAACCGATGATCGTGATAAGGNAATTAAAGGACTTGAAAATGGAAAGGTGCAAGTTCTTACTTCTGTTGATGTCATATCNGAAGGTACAGATGTTCCAGAGGTATCAGCAGCAATTCTCCTTAGACCAACAAAATCTGAAGGGTTATATTTACAACAAGTAGGAAGAGTTCTTAGACCAAAACCNNATAAAACAGCAATAATTTTAGATCATGTAAACAGCACNAGAACTCATGGTTTTGTTGATGATCAAAAATTTTGGTCTTTGCATTCAAAAAAGAAAAAAAAGAAAAAAGGACAAATTGCACTTAATGTAGAAACTTGTAAAAAATGTTTTGCTACTTATAAACCACAACCTGTTTGCCCAGTATGTGGTTATGAAGCACAAAACAGAGAAAGGTTTATTAAACATCAAGAAGGAGAGTTAGAAGAACTAAGAAGAAAACAGATACAAAATACGGAACACAAACAGAAAGAACAACTTATTAGATCTGCAAGAACTTTGCAAGAATTAGAACAGGTTGGGGTGATCTTAGGTTATAAAAAAGGTTGGGCTTATAAGGTTTATCAAAGCAGAGGGACAAAAGAACGTCTTATTTATAATCATGCAAAATCACAATGTACAATGAATCAGAAAGAAGCAGTTGCAAAAATATTTTTATCCAATGAACATTCTTTTCAAGAATTTATTAATAATACTGAAACTTTTAAAACTATCAATTTAAATATGCATCATAAAATAGCTGAAGATATTTTTGACAGTACAAAATTTAATGGCATAGAAAAATGGAAAAATAAAGAATCATATAAACAACTTTTTATGGAAATGGTTAAATACCCTTGGGATAGATCTTTTATTGTTAATTATGTTGCTAAAAGAAAACTACAAAAAGATCCTACAGGTTTTATAACATGA